The DNA region TGATTATCTGAAGACAGAGCCTAAAATTATCTGGTCGCCCGCAGATGTTTTTGAAGCGGAATATCATGCCACATTAGGCTATGGTGGCAGCAAGATAGGAAGTGACACCCGTCTCACCCCGTTACTGGACTTCGTACAACGATTACATCTCACATTCAGTATCGGGCAAGTAGACCTGTGCCTCTCCGGCGAGCATTACCGGAATGACTTGAGAGGAAACAGACATCTCAACACAGTATTCGCAGACGCGTCCCTTATCTATAAAAGAAAAAGATGGAGATTGGAAGCAACCCTCAACAATCTCTTCAACAAAAAAGAGTATGCTTACACAACGTATTCCGCCACGCAAAGTTACACTTCACGGCTAAATATACGTCCGAGGGAAGCGATGGTAACAGCCAATTATCAGTTCTGAATCTATAAGATCATCACCGTGGAATATATCAGTATCCCCACTATCGTCAGTCCGCCCACCAGTATCGGAGCATAAATGTGAGGAACTTTCTCCATAGTCTTATGTCCGCTGACTTTCAGGAAAAGGCGGTATACAATATATGCGGCAAATAATCCGATCAGTGTTCCCACTATGAGATCGCCCGGATAATGTACTCCCAGGTAGATACGTGAATAGCAGGTCAGCAACGCCCACCCCATCATAAATACGGTGAGCCATCGTTTACGGAAAAGAAACCAGATAAAGAATGCCAGCCCGAAAGTATTGGCAGCATGGCAAGACGGGAAACCATAACGTCCTCCCCGACGTCCGTTTACAATATGCACCATATCGGATATAGGATTTTCCAGATTGGAAGGGCGGAGACGTTCCACATACGGACGTATCAATGTTGCCCCCGTCTGGTCGGCAATGGTAATTACGAGTGCCAGGGCGACCATGCAGAACAAAGTCACTTTCCAATGGAAATTGCGTAGCATCACGTACCAAATGGCGGCATACATGGGTATCCAAATCCATTTACCACTGTAGGTACTCATGAAATAATCAAAGAACGGACTGTGCATCCGGTTGATGGAGAGGAATATGTCAGTATCAATGTCAACAACCTCATTCAATACTTCTAATAGCATCATCTTGTTTTATCTTTTAGCAATATCATCATATAATTTCTGCAAATAGGCCTTGCCCGGCAGCAAGTTCTTGCCTTTCGTACTGCCTTCATCTACTGCCACGGCATTAGCTTCGCAGTTAAATATCAACTGATTGTCCGGTGTCACCATACCAAAGGCATCCGGCACGGCAAAGAATGCAAAATGTGGAGAAGCCGGATTCAGCATATCTTTACTGAACACAAAATCCTGATGTGGCAATGATAATTGTGCCAATAAAGTAGCCGCAATATCATGTTGGGAACCATATATATCAATGCGTCTTGGTTCGCTAACCGCACCTCCTATCAATAACAGGGGAATTTGGTAACGTTCTACCGATAGATAATTCAGATATTCAGGATACGCGCCCAGGTGGTCGGGAACCAATACCAGCACTGTATTCTTCCATTGGGGCAATTCGCGGAAACGCTTCACAAAGTCGCCTACACAACTATCAGTATAAGCAAAAGCGTTTAAACGATCATTCGCCAGACGGCGATACGGAACTTCAAAGGGTTCATGGCTGCTGGAAGTTTGCAATACCTGGAAAAAGGGACGGGCATTTTCCGCCGAAGCTGTGTCTGCCGCCTCAGCCTTCATATCTTCCAGCAGACGGTTGAAAACAAGATGGTCATGCGCTCCCCATTTACTCAAGCGCTCTGATACGGGAAAGTCCTGATCGGAAATAATATGCTCAAAACCGGAAGACATCAGATAGGAACGCATATTCGTAAAGTCGGCATCACCTCCATAATAATATTTAGTACGGTATCCGGCATCACGCAGACTACCTGCAATAGCAGGAAGATTCTGTGTCTTACGGGGATACTTCATGATACTCGTGGTAGGCTGTGCGGGATAGCCACTCAGAATAGCCACCAGTCCACGGTCTGTACGGAAACTATTGGCATAAAAGTTTGTAAAAAGTACTCCCTCCTTTGCCAGACTGTCCATCTGTACGGCAATATCCGATTCACCGCCCAAAGTAGTCATCAATCTGGATGAGAAGCTCTCCAATATAACAAAGATAACATTGGGGCGTTCTGTCTTGAATAAAGTCGTACGTAAAGTATCAGGAACCATTACAGTACTGTCCAGCACTGACGGATCTACCAGATTCTTTATCAACTCATCCGCCTGTGCCGCTTCCATAAAACGATATTGCTTGCCGAAATCTTTTTGTTTGGATAGAGATTCCATCAGGCTGAATGCCGGATTGATAGCCGCATGATTCAAGCGTTGGTTAGAACTGAAATAAACTTTGCCGGTGTTCATTGTAGAAACGGTAAAACCGCCACGAATAGGAATAAAGAGCAAACCGGTCAGTAACAGCATTACACCTGACACCGACAATCGGCGATAAGGCAGTTTCAACCTTTTCCAGATACCTTTCTGTATCCAAAGAAGAAGAGCGTAAAGCAATGATGCATACAGGATCATGGCTACTATTCCTCCCAGCACCTGCCATATACTGATACTTGCCAGCGCATCTTTGGGAGAAGAGAAGAAATAAAAGAGCGGTGTAGCATCCAGACGGAAGCCCCAATACTCATATAAACCTATATCAACAATGAAAATGACAGCGAGCAAAATAGCGATGAAGAAGTAATAGCCGTTCCAGATACGGCGGAGTGTCTTGGAAAGTGTCCAGGCGGACGCTATGAAGAGTAGTCCGGGAATAGCCGTTAAATATCCGGCAAGCGAGAGATCGAGGGGTAAACCATTCCAGATAACCTTGAAAGGGTCTGTCCAGGAAGTTCCTGCATACAAAGAACTGTAGTAGAGTATAAATAACGGTTTCTGTAGTATAAAGATACAGACGAAGAGAATGTACGTCTTTATCAATCCAATAAGCCTTTCTTTCATCAGCTTTTTCTCTTTTTATATTTATATTGAGCGCAAAAATAGTTGTTTTATTCTATTTTACGCCAATATTGTTCAAGAAAACCGTGAAAGATAGGCTTATAGAGTATTTTTTATTATCCGTTTACACGTTTATAGTCTTCAAGGAACTTTTTCAACCCGGAATCCGTCAACGGATGATTAAGTAGACCTTTGATGGCAGACAACGGACAGGTTGCTACATCAGCCCCTACTTCGATACATTGCATGATGTGCGCTGTATGACGAATGGAAGCTGCAAGTACCTGTGTAGTATAACCGTAATATCGATACATTTCTACAATCTTGCCTACCAGTGCAATACCGTCTTCACAGATGTCATCCAGACGCCCGACAAACGGAGAAACATAAGTAGCTCCTGCCTTGGCGGCCAGCAATGCTTGTCCTACGGAAAATACTAATGTGCAATTGGTACGGATCCCTTTGGAAGTGAAATATTTGACAGCCTTGATACCGTCGGCAATACAGGGAACTTTTACTACGATGTGAGGGTTGAGTGCAGCAAGTTCTTCACCTTCCTTAATCATACCTTCATAATCCGTAGCAATTACTTCGGCACTGACATCGCCTTGCACGATGTTGCAGATTTCGACATAATGTTTCCGCTGGTTATCTACTCCTTTGATACCTTCTTTCGCCATGAGCGAAGGATTGGTTGTCACTCCATCAAGAACGCCCATATCATAAGCCTCCCGGATTTGATCTAAATTTGCAGTGTCAATAAAAAACTTCATGGCATAAACTGTTTTATTATGATTTAAAAGATAATCATGCTACATCAAACTAATTGAATTTACGAATGTGAAGCATATA from Bacteroides sp. MSB163 includes:
- a CDS encoding LTA synthase family protein; its protein translation is MKERLIGLIKTYILFVCIFILQKPLFILYYSSLYAGTSWTDPFKVIWNGLPLDLSLAGYLTAIPGLLFIASAWTLSKTLRRIWNGYYFFIAILLAVIFIVDIGLYEYWGFRLDATPLFYFFSSPKDALASISIWQVLGGIVAMILYASLLYALLLWIQKGIWKRLKLPYRRLSVSGVMLLLTGLLFIPIRGGFTVSTMNTGKVYFSSNQRLNHAAINPAFSLMESLSKQKDFGKQYRFMEAAQADELIKNLVDPSVLDSTVMVPDTLRTTLFKTERPNVIFVILESFSSRLMTTLGGESDIAVQMDSLAKEGVLFTNFYANSFRTDRGLVAILSGYPAQPTTSIMKYPRKTQNLPAIAGSLRDAGYRTKYYYGGDADFTNMRSYLMSSGFEHIISDQDFPVSERLSKWGAHDHLVFNRLLEDMKAEAADTASAENARPFFQVLQTSSSHEPFEVPYRRLANDRLNAFAYTDSCVGDFVKRFRELPQWKNTVLVLVPDHLGAYPEYLNYLSVERYQIPLLLIGGAVSEPRRIDIYGSQHDIAATLLAQLSLPHQDFVFSKDMLNPASPHFAFFAVPDAFGMVTPDNQLIFNCEANAVAVDEGSTKGKNLLPGKAYLQKLYDDIAKR
- a CDS encoding phosphatase PAP2 family protein; the protein is MMLLEVLNEVVDIDTDIFLSINRMHSPFFDYFMSTYSGKWIWIPMYAAIWYVMLRNFHWKVTLFCMVALALVITIADQTGATLIRPYVERLRPSNLENPISDMVHIVNGRRGGRYGFPSCHAANTFGLAFFIWFLFRKRWLTVFMMGWALLTCYSRIYLGVHYPGDLIVGTLIGLFAAYIVYRLFLKVSGHKTMEKVPHIYAPILVGGLTIVGILIYSTVMIL
- the fsa gene encoding fructose-6-phosphate aldolase, coding for MKFFIDTANLDQIREAYDMGVLDGVTTNPSLMAKEGIKGVDNQRKHYVEICNIVQGDVSAEVIATDYEGMIKEGEELAALNPHIVVKVPCIADGIKAVKYFTSKGIRTNCTLVFSVGQALLAAKAGATYVSPFVGRLDDICEDGIALVGKIVEMYRYYGYTTQVLAASIRHTAHIMQCIEVGADVATCPLSAIKGLLNHPLTDSGLKKFLEDYKRVNG